Sequence from the Penaeus vannamei isolate JL-2024 chromosome 41, ASM4276789v1, whole genome shotgun sequence genome:
TATATGTCCctgatatatattcctttatatcatCCTCTCTTAAGCataggcgggggtagggggggcataggcggggggagcgggcttgtaggcgggggtgtgctcggggtactgagcctcgccctcgtagctgacctcagctacaagaccgtcgccgttgtccacgtacttgacggtctgcttgcggccgtcggggaggtcgacggagtagctgccctcggtcttgtagccgtcgcgggactccgagtggccgaagttggcgccggagtagccgtcggcgacgccgtagttgtagttgtacttgGGTGGGACCTGGAGAGATGGAAAGTCAGTGAGAAATGTTTCTCAGTAAGTATTCATGCTATTTACGTGGAACCATCGTGGCTGTAGCCTGGACAATTGGGGAAGAAACTTTATAATGACGGACTTGGTCTTAGTAACAAGGCCATTAATGGTTGTCAAAAAGCCTTCTATGATTGCACAAATACTTACATCAGGGTATTCGGGCTCGTAGTGTGCGGGGGCGTGGTATGTTGGCTCGGGGGCGTGAtaggcgggttcgggggcgtggtatTCTGATTCGGGGGCGTGGTAtgcgggttcgggggcgtggtatgtgggttcgggggcgtggtaagGTCTTGGGGTGTAGACGGGGATAAGGGGCTTGTGGACTGGGGCCTTGTTGCACAGAGCGACGACAGCCACGCAGGCGAGGACGGCAACCTGCGGATAGAATTTCAAATGTGAATAAAACAGCATATTGAACCAGGcgcagaaacagaaagggagacatgTTGCGACCAGTTCTACATCGCCAAatagtgtttatatgtatataatttatgaaatacataatcatataattataatatatctacaacaatacatttctatacatttgtttatcaatAGCGATTTGAAAAAGGTTTGACCGAATTCAGATCCATGGACGAAGATTATCCAAAAACACAAGAAGGAGAAAGTATGAACACTGTTGTCAGTACTGTCATTATCTAAACAAAATGAACATTTTTGAACTCAAATAGATAGCGTTGTGCCGATTTAAGCTAAATATTCACTGCTATAAACCCTACACTTCGTAATTTCTTCGATTAAAAGTCTGAATTTCGCTATAGAAGAGGATTTCGTACCTTGAGAGACATGGCTGGAGAGTGAATGATAAATGGTGGTTGACACTTCCTCTTATATATGCGAGAGTGTGCGTTCGTCCGTGCGTTGGTTCTGCCTTAGGCCTTCCTCGCACAGCCTGAGGGGGTGATTTTCGAGTCTCTGAAATGCGTTTACTAATTTTCAGTGAGGCAATGATTATTTGGAGAAAGACTTTTAATTTTATATTCGTATCTCATATGTTGTTTTCGGGTAATTTTATGAACGTAATTGAACATTTAATTTATTAATGACaaagaatcgttttttttttaaataagtatctgtgtgtctatctatttaccattctatctaggtatatatctatctgtgtctccaTCAGCCAAtctttatatcaatctatatttatctatcaatcactctatgtatgtatgtatctatctatatatatatatgtgtgtgtacgtgtgtgtgtgtgtgtgtgtgtgtgtgtgtgtgtgtgtgtgtgtgtgtgtgtgtgtgtgtatgtgtttagggcGAGAAAGATTATACAGATTGCTCTTAGACTAATCCTGTGACCAGTTATTCCCACTTCTCTGTTTATCAAACTGCTAACTTCTCCCACGTGTTTTCCCTCGGGGTGGGCCGTgtcgattaccccccccccccccacgcctcgtgtgtgtatatctgctaCTCTGTATCAGTATTTACATTTTACGCTTCGCTTACGGATGTGCAATTACTCACTgaagccgacacacacacacacatatatatagatagatacatacacacaacggatatatatgatatatatatatatatatatatatatatacatatatatatatatatatatatatatatatgtatatatataaatatatatgtatatatatgtgtatatatatatgtatatatatatatatatatatatatatatatatatatatatatatatatatatatatatatatatatgtgtgtgtgtgtgtgtgtgtgtgtgtgtgtgtgtgtgtgtgtttgtgttcacacacacacacacacacgtatatatagacatatatatatatatatatatatatatatatatatatatatatatatatatatatatatatatatttatatatgtatatatatatatatatttatatatatatatatgtatatatatatatttatatatatatatgtgtgtgtatgtgtgtgtgtgtgtatacgtgtgatcttgatgtacacatattcatatacatcattatgatgtttattctcagtttatttatttattttttttgtgaccTAATAAATCACAAATAAATGACATGCGATAATATTATGCTTCCAGACGATGAAACACGtccatcaaaggaaaaaaaatcgctttcAAACAAAATCAAgtttaacaaaagaaaacaatttcCTGGTTAATAATGTACTGGGTAAAACTTTcccgaaaattatatatatatatatatatatatatatatatatatatatatatatatatatatatatatatatatatattccttgataCTATCTAATGCTGACTTTATCTGAACATTTGTCATAGAGAAAAATAACTGATACAAAGAACACAGTTTTGCAAATGCATGTTCGACTTGGAGATAAAGGATTAATCTAATAAAGGGTCTTCTCACTGATTAAACCTTACGTAGCTTTACGCAGTTTTCAGTGAGGTTCAAGATACAGtggttttcttttccgttttagaattaataattttGTTGCATTCCATAGTGAAAAAGTTGATAAATTATCTTGCTTTGAATGTTTTCAGATGATCTGTTTTATCCGATACAGTTTTCTTTATGAGCAAactctatataattatatactattttcattaaacaAGATGCAGTAATAAATTTACTATATTAAAAATCTATGTTACATTTTATGCTGTAGAAGTTGTGACAATGATCTTGCTTTGGATGTGATATCGAGAGATGATCTGCAACCAAATGTTCAAATCTGTCTTATGTAATGTTAGAGAAATTAGAATCTAATAACATGGTACTGTAAATTTTGCTGGAATTCTTTGGTTATAATATGCGATATCACACTTTATAATATGCTCATTCTGATTTCAAGAagaaaatttgattttttttctattttttttatcatttatttttattattattattattattattattattattattattattattattattattattattattattactattattattattattattatatatatatattttttataccaacggtatatataatcacagtgaaaataaagaaGTAATTTCACATGATTTTGTGAAAATCGGTGAAACTTATATCTATGAAATATAGGGTTTGGGGAGCGACGTCTTCTTCAGTCACACAAATATATTCTTTGCTATGGATCCTATTACATAATAACAGTCAGAACGTATTTGGTAAATGTTATTCAGTTACTCTGAAGTTCTTCATTTCAATCTTATATTCAGACTGTATTGGATAAAATTTTCTTGTAAAGTAAGAGTAAAAAATtcagatttatataaaaataagatctttatttcatatataagaaaatataattcgtagaatatatgtctcatatattcctttatatcatCCTTTCTTAAGcgtaggcaggaggaggaggagcgtagattttaaaaaagtaatgtctttatttcttgtataaaaataaatacaatttggTGAATATATCTTTGACACTAAGACATCTTAGgcataggtggggggaggggggccgtaggcggggggagcgggcttgtaggcgtgggtgtgctcggggtactgagcctcgccctcgtagctgacctcagctacgagaccgtcgccgttgtccacgtacttgacggtctgcttgcggccgtcggggaggtcgacggtgtagctgccctcggtcttgtagccgtcgcgggactccgagtggccgaagttggcgccggagtagccgtcggcgacgccgtagttgtagttgtacttgGGTGGGACCTGAAGAGAAGGAAAGTCAGTGAGAAATGTTTCTCAGTAAGTATTCATGTCTGTTGTGGGACTATCATCGTGGCTGTCGCCTGGACAATTGGGGAAGAAGCTTTTGTAGTGACGGACTTGGTCTTAGCAACAAGGCCATTAATGGTTGTCAAAAAGCCTTCTATGATTGCAAAAATACTTACATCAGGATATTCGGGCTCGTAGTGTgcgggggcgtggtaggcgggttcgggggcgtggtaggcgggttcgggggcgtggtaggcgggttcgggggcgtggtaggcgggttcgggggcgtggtaggcgggttcgggggcgtggtaag
This genomic interval carries:
- the LOC138860464 gene encoding cuticle protein 21-like; the protein is MALKVAVLACVAVVALCDKAPIHKPLIPVYTPRPYHAPEPAYHAPEPAYHAPEPAYHAPEPAYHAPEPAYHAPAHYEPEYPDVPPKYNYNYGVADGYSGANFGHSESRDGYKTEGSYTVDLPDGRKQTVKYVDNGDGLVAEVSYEGEAQYPEHTHAYKPAPPAYGPPPPTYA
- the LOC138860463 gene encoding mucin-7-like, which codes for MKNFRAVRGRPKAEPTHGRTHTLAYIRGSVNHHLSFTLQPCLSRLPSSPAWLSSLCATRPQSTSPLSPSTPQDLTTPPNPHTTPPNPHTTPPNQNTTPPNPPITPPSQHTTPPHTTSPNTLMSHPSTTTTTASPTATPAPTSATRSPATATRPRAATPSTSPTAASRPSSTWTTATVL